The sequence CGGTTTACCAAACAATAcaggtttttttcccccatttcaatTTCAGTGTCAGACACAGACCACTTTGATTTCCAGTAATTGTTAGCAAATTCAGTTAATTGGTCCTATCAATATTTCAATGGCAGTACAAGGTTCAGCAGCTGCaacacaacaaaataaaatcaatgaaaCAAGAGAACACCCCCCTGTCTATTAGTATGTCAAGCTCaatgtttcattttaaaatatattagaTAACATATTATAGGCCTATCTTTAACATGCTATATGCTTATAATAGCTTTGTTTTACTGACATTCAATGAAAAGTATGTTCTTTAAaagcacataggcctacactttgAGCACATACACCGTCTACGTGATGAAAAGTGTATGCCTACATGTAATTAAAATTACGTAATTGTGCCTCCTTCAGTTTGACTTGTATTGTATGTTGAGATGTGTTGTGTTACTATTGAGTTTATCATCAATGAACATTTCCATGTGATGCACAATAAAACACTCAGACCTAGCCAGCTCCCTGTGACAGTTACTAATGTCCTATGGTGACCCTTAGTCATAATATGAGTTGTCATATGACACATGTGGTGTAACATTGTTCCTCTTTGGAAACTTACTCGTTGTGCATATCTTCCTCACGGATAGGTACATCCTCTATTAACACTGCCGAGTGAGTTGAGAAGAAAATCCCCAGCATTGACTAATCAGGAGAAAAAACGATCAATAAAAATTCAGTACTTCAAAATTCAGTACAAGACTACCAATACCAATACAAGACTACAGGAGAAAAAACaatcagtagcctacaaattCAGTAGCCTACTTGACAAGACTACCAATACATTGTGTTGCGTGCCATTTTCTCATCAGATATTCTAATTTTAATCTTTTAGGTGGTTGATGATAATAACTACATAAAACTACCTAAAAGTACACACATGTACCGTAGACTACGACAAAAATGTAGGAATGACAAACCGACATGATTAAAGTTTGAAAGGTAATTTAACGTTAAGCATCCAGGTTCTTACCAGCATTATGACTCCCCAAATACTTAATACAATTCCGCAAGCTGCAAGCTTtggaccacaacacacacaagacaccatTATGCTTATATATTTCCTGACCAGTTCCCGGCGTTAAATAATTACATTTGCTGTCTCTAAAAACTCTGTCGACAAACTCTGGAAAGTCTTCTCTGACTACAGTCAGCTGACAATCAGGAACCGGAAATTGATTTCGCCAGACGGAATGACGTGTACATTCTGCGACACAAAGTGTGCCATGCTTATTTTCCAGACCAACACAACTCTTCTGAGATAATATTGGATTGTGTCAAcatctaatatatatataatgtctaCAAAACCACAGAGGAAAGTTAAACATGTTAGCAACGACCCGGTTGGTAACTTCGAGAAATGGAAGAAAAAATACAACAGGACGAAAAAACGAGTGAAGCAAGTCAGACAACCTACGAAGAAGAAACGGGTGTGGGAGACCGAACAAGACGGCATCAAAAAACTTGTGGCTAAATATGCTCAGGTGGGCATGTTTTATATGGTGAAAATAGGTCAAGTACTGTAAAAAATGTTTAGGATTCTGTAAGCACGCTATCACTAACGTTAGTACGTAGAAAGTAAACAGTCCAACAAACTCCCAGTTTTCTTTTTCAGCtgtaaagcagatgtattttatATTCCCTAATGTTATCGTTATAGAAGTACACTTTCCCTGTTGTACGACCTGAATGAATCGTGCTATTCTTTAATCCAAATGCAGATTAATCCCAAGGATGCAGTGAACTTTTCAGATTTCCCACTATCAAAGAAAACCCTCAAAGGTAGGGTTAAATTtaaaggaataaaaatcaaCTCAGCTGTGAATTATTAAGTATAACAAAAAATGGAGTGTTGTTAACATTGcgccaaacacacaaactgcatgaactttattttttgtgtgtggaacATGTCAGCTTTGGTAGAGTCGCAGTATCGGCAGCCCACAGAGATTCAGCGGCAGACCATAGGCTTCGCCCTGCAGGGAAAGGATGTACTGGGGGCAGCCAAAACGGGCTCAGGCAAAACATTGGCCTTCCTGATCCCTGTAAGTCTCATATCtgtcaatacaatacaatacaacatcATTCATACTGGGTTTGTGACATGGCCATGCATTGCATGAGGGTGTACTTGGCAAGTTGTGAATTGGACAATTACTGgagttttagatagatagatagatagatactttattgatccccaggggaaattcaaggtctttTACATGATGATGTGCGATGAATTTATGAAGGAATAGGATGGTACATTCAGAGGGGTTATCTAGAGTTAGTTTGCTGATTAGCTTCATGTTTTGCTTCAACAATCAGACATAAAATATATGTTGTGTGGGATGTATGCAGAATTCTTTTCAGCTACATGACACAGATTTAGCATTCcagaaatcatgtaggctattgcTGGCAGTATCAAACGATCCTGCCTCACTCTAGAATGAAGGAGACAGGATGGTTTGTGTTTGGATGTGAGTGTAGAGTAACTATGTGACTGATACTGTTTGTATTGTGTCAGGTGCTGGAATGTTTGTATCGAAACCAGTGGACGGCACTAGATGGCCTTGGCGCCCTTATAATTTCCCCAACTAGAGAATTGGCCTACCAGACATTCCAGGTTTTGCGTAAAGTGGGTAAAAACCATGAATTCTCTGCTGGGCTGATCATAGGCGGCAAGGTGAGAGAATTGAACTACTCATCAATCTTCAGAAACATCTCTTATTTTAATTGAATcaatgtgtggatgtgtttctATGACATAGtcactaataaaaaaaaaagtttatttcagataaataataacaaatgtATTTAGTGTCATCCTATCACATACACAGGGCTCTAATTTGTATATGTTGATTGGTTGTATTTATTAGTGTGATGTAGAATTGTTTAATTTTTTTCATTCTGTTTTCCTGCTATGTTCTCTGATACCAATGCATTGCTGTTGTGTTTGTCTTGCTGATGCATCGGTGGAATGCGTGCAGGACTTGAAGGATGAGGCCGAGAAGATCCATCGCACCAATATCATCATCTGTACTCCAGGTCGCCTGCTGCAGCACATGGACCAGACCTCTGCTTTCCATGTCTCTGACCTCCTCATGCTAGGTAGGTTTATGTGATTGGTTggctacttgtgtttgtttgtgactcACACCCGGGCTACACCGGGGCCACAGCTGAAGCGCTTCATCttgaagactggtctaattttttccGAACGTATGTGCCACTATCTCATCCCGTGTAgccaattccaattcaattcaattcaattcaaatgtaTTAGTCACATACAATTATACAGAGTATATGTAGTGAAATGCTTTGTCCACTGTCTCCATGGCTGCAATGTGTAAATAATAAGGAAATTaatagaaaaagagaaagaaatgtcTAAAGTGCATGAGGTGTTTCCAACATGCTTGTGCTCCTGCTACAGTCCTCATTCAGTATCCGGATGGCTAAATTGCCTAAGCCTAAATTGCTTCAGGCGTCTGAGGCGTGACTTTCTCACCAGTGAATCGACATGTTTGGTCCAAGTCAGATTTTCAGAAATATGAACACCAAGATATTTAAAACTCTCTACCCTTTCCGCCTGAGAGTCGCTGATCTGGAGTGGTTGGTAAATACAATTGTTCAAATTCAACAATGCAAATACAACATATTCAAATTCGGTTTAAGGTGACACAAGTTTTACTCCATACTTTCTGCTGATAACGCCTGAAATCTATAAACATCTCCTTAGTGTTGGTAACATTTAGCAGTAGGATGTTGTCTTGGCACCAGTTTGAAAGTCTATCTACCTCATTCAAGTAAGCCTGCTCATTGTTCTTAGA comes from Alosa sapidissima isolate fAloSap1 chromosome 18, fAloSap1.pri, whole genome shotgun sequence and encodes:
- the rnaseka gene encoding ribonuclease kappa-A; protein product: MVSCVCCGPKLAACGIVLSIWGVIMLSMLGIFFSTHSAVLIEDVPIREEDMHNEQNPLQTVYALFDQVGYNCFIAAGMYVVVGLLSFCQIRMNKRREYLVH